GCTGTAACCGACCGCAACCACCTGATCGTGGGCCTTGGCGCCGGCCTGTTCCAGCGCGGACCGGATTGCCTGATTCATGTGCTCGGATCCGTAGCCCAGCCCCTCCGCAATCCCTGCTTCATCGAAAGGATTGTCGCCACCGGGCCGGCCCCTCGGCTGCGTGCCCGGAACCACCACAATAAATGCCTTCTTGCCATTGTTTTCCACCTCAACTACAGCGATCTTGCCATCACCCTCCGCATCGATTTTCCGGCATAGATCCAACAAGCCTGCGGGTGACGCGTCCAACTGGATGTCGGCTGTGATCTTGTCCGAGATGCTTATGGGCCGCGCTTTGATCATGGGCACGGCCTCGGTCAGTCTCCGGACCACAGCGCCGACCGTGGAGAACTGCCTGCCGGCGGCCATGTCAGCGGCCAGCAGGGACGCAAGGCGCCCCTGCGAAATGCCCAGCATGAGTCCCATGGCCAACGGCAGGTTCGCGGCCACGGCCTCCGCGGAATCCCGGTTCAGGCATCGTGTGAGGCCCAGGTCAGACAAGAATGGAATCAACAGGTGCTCATTGTTTAAGCCAGTGCGGAGTGCAAGGGAGGCTCCTGCTTCGGCGTTCTCATACTCCCGGTGGCTGGCCCGCACCTGGCTGCTGATGTCCTGGATTTCCTCCCGAACCGTCCGTACGGCGTGCCCGCCTTCCCCCACGGCAATTAATGCAGCCGTGCCGCTGGTGCGCGGATCGTATTGGTAGGGACACAGCTCTGCCCAGATCCTTCGGGCCTCGATTTCCACAGCGGTCAGCTCAGCGGCCAGGACATCGAGCTCCGCAGCTCCGGCCAGCAGTTCCTCCAGTTGGAAGCGGATGCCGCCAACGCCGCCGCGGATCTGCAGGTGGCCATCAGCCGCCGGTTCCGAGGGACGGAGCGGTCCCCCGCTCCCTGATGGCGTCACTTCAGCCATCAGTACCCGCCTCCGGCAGTCCGACCGGAGGTAGCCGATACCGCCTGGGCGTGCCGGAGGACTGCGGACGTGGCAAAGTCGAGCTGCTCCCTCGCCCGGCGCACAGCAGCGGCCTGCAACCCGACACTGTTCCGATAGGCCGTGCCCGCAGGGGACTGCCACTCAATCATCTGCACCTGCCAGAATCTCCTCAGCAGTGAATCCAGCCGGTCTGAACACGTGCCCACGCGGCCTGCCAGCTGCTGGACCTCATAACTTCGCGTGGCACACGCGTCCGCATCCGATGCTTTGATGGTGCTGCCCATTTCCTGCCCTCCCCAACCCCGGACCAGGTCCGGGTCACGCGTGATCTGATGACCCCGACGCTACGGAGACAAGGGGCGGAACGGAACATCCGCCGTCGGCTATGTGGACAAGGACAGCACCTGCGCAGGGAACCGCGATTGTTGGGGAGAAGTCACACGCACCGGTCCGCTTAATGCCCGCGCCGAGTTCGTGAAAGAATCAGGACATGCCTGAAACTGCCGCCACAGCTGATACCCGTACGCCTTCCGGACGCCTGGCCCTCGCCGCGTCACCGGACCAGATTGCGCTGGGCCCGCTGGACGGCCGCTACCAGTCCGCCGTCGCGCCCCTCGTGGATTACCTGTCCGAGGCCGCCCTCAACCGCGACCGTGTGGCCGTCGAAGTTGAATGGCTCATCCACCTGACCAGCAACAATGTCCTTCCCGGAGCCGGCCCGCTGTCCGCTGATCAGCAGGAACAGCTCCGCAGAATTGTCACGGAATTCGACTCCGCCGCCGTCACTGAACTAGCCGACATCGAAGCCGTCACCGTCCACGATGTGAAGGCCGTGGAGTACTACATCGGCCGCCGCCTGCCGGCCATCGGCATCGAAAGTCTCACCGCTTTGGTGCACTTCGGCTGCACCTCCGAAGACATCAACAACCTCTCCTACGCCCTCGGCGTGAAGGGCGCTGTGGAGGACGTGTGGCTCCCGGCAGCCCGCTCACTCGTGGATCAGATCAGCACCATGGCCGAGGACAACCGCGCAGTCCCCATGCTGTCCCGCACCCACGGCCAGCCCGCCACACCCACCACCCTGGGCAAGGAACTGGCCGTCATTGCGCACCGCCTGGCCCGCCAGCTGGACCGCATCTCCAAGACCGAATACCTGGGCAAGATCAATGGTGCCACCGGCACCTACGCCGCCCACGTTGCATCCGTCCCGGGCGCCGACTGGCAGCAGGTCGCCAGGTCCTTCGTTGAGGGCCTGGGCCTCACCTGGAACCCGCTGACCACCCAGATCGAAAGCCACGACTGGCAGGCCGAGCTCTACGCAGACGTTGCACGCTTCAACCGGATCCTGCACAACGTCTGCACGGACATCTGGAGCTACATCTCCATCGGCTACTTCGCGCAGATCCCCGTTGCCGGCGCCACCGGATCCTCCACCATGCCGCACAAGGTCAACCCCATCCGCTTCGAAAACGCCGAGGCCAATCTGGAGATCTCCTCGGGACTGCTGGACGTCCTGGGCTCCACCCTGGTGACCTCCCGCTGGCAGCGCGACCTCACGGACTCCTCGTCACAGCGCAACATCGGCGTCGCATTCGGCCACTCACTGCTTGCCATCTCCAACGTGGTCAAGGGACTCGATCGGCTCGACGTCGCGGAAGGCGTCCTCGCCGCGGATCTGGACACCAACTGGGAAGTTCTGGGCGAAGCGATCCAGATGGTGATGCGCGCAGAGGCAATTGCCGGCGTCGAAGGTATGGAAAACCCGTACGAACGCCTCAAGGACCTCACCCGCGGACAGCGCGTGGACGCAGCCCGGATGCGGGAATTCGTCCAGAGCCTGGGCCTCTCCGCCACCGCCGAAGCCCGCCTGCTGGCCCTGACACCCGGAAAGTACACGGGCATCGCGGACCAGCTGGTTGATCACCTGAAATGAGTAGGATGCCGTCGGTTCGCTTCGAGTCCACGTCTCCGGAGGCGCGGATTCACTCCAGTCTGGGGGTTCTGTTGTCTTAACTGGCGTGTGGGTCTGTTACCAATACGAGGAGCCCACCACGCCTGGCAACACGCCTATGTCACGCCGAACCCTTCTTACCGCCGCCGGTGCCACCGGCCTTGCGGGCGCCACGTCCTTTGCGGGTGCCGCCCACGCGGCACCGTCTGCTGCCGCCCCGAAAACGGACGCCCTGATCTGCGCCGCCGTCCGCTCGAACCTGCACGTCATGAGCTTTAACATCCGCTATGACAAGCCTGGGACCCTGCCGGGCCAGGCTGATTACTGGCCCGAGCGGATTCCGGCCCTGCAGGCGCTCCTTGGCCTCGAAATACCTACCGTACTCGGCGTCCAGGAAGGGCTCTTCCACCAGCTGGAGGCCATTGAAGGAGCCCTCCCCAAGCACTACAAGTCGATCGGTTTTGGGCGCGACGGCGGCAGCCAGGGCGAATACTCCTGCATTTTCTATGATTCACGGCGGCTCACGGTCCTGAAATGGGACCAGTTCTGGCTCTCCGATACGCCAGAGGCCATAGGCTCCGCCACTTGGGGCAACTACGTCACAAGGACTGTCACGTGGGGAACATTCAAAGACAACAGCACCGACCGGGAAATGCTGCTGATTAACACGCATTTTGACCACCAGTCGGAGAATGCGCGGGTAGGCAGTGCACACGCGATCGTGGACCTGGTCAAGGGGCTTGCCCCTGCACTGCCCGCCATCCTTACCGGGGACTTCAATTCGGCGGCAACGGATTCCGCCGCATACAGCACGCTGACGGACAGAGGCCTCTTCCGGGATACGTGGTCCGCAGCGGAAGTGCAGCTCACGCCGGCGTATGGCACGCTCCCCGACTACAAGGACCCCGTATCCGGCGCACCCCGGATCGACTGGGTCCTGACGAGTCCGGACGTCCGGGTGCTGAAGGCGGCGATCAACACCTTCCGCCTGGATGGACGGTACCCCAGCGACCACGCGCCGGTGCAGGCACTGATCCGTCTGCCGTGACCCGCAAGATGGCAAACTGAAACCATGAGACTGCTGCTTATCCGCCACGGACAGACACCGGGCAACGTGCTGGGGCAGCTGGACACCGCCCACCCCGGTCCAGGGCTCACCGAGCTGGGCGAGCAGCAGGCCGAGGCTCTGGCACGGAGCCTCGCAGATGAGCAGATCGACGCCCTCTACGCTTCCACGCTCCTGCGGACGCAGCTCACGGCGGCGCCAATGGCCAGGGCGCGCGGCCTGGACATTCAGGTGCTGGATGGTCTGCACGAGATCGAGGCCGGTGCGCTGGAAAAGCTGACAGACCACGAAGCCCACATGCGGTACATGGGCACGGTGTTTGCCTGGGCTGGAGGAGATCTGGACCGCCGGATGCCGGCCGGCCCCAGCGGACACGAATTTTTTGAACGATTCGACGCCGCCATCGCAAAGATTGCGGCAGCCTCGAACGGCCGTCCGGGAACGGTGGCGGTGGTCAGTCATGGCGCGGCCATCCGGATCTGGGCCGGCCTGCGGGCAGCCAACGCGGACTCTGCCTTTGCGGCCGGCCACGTCTTGGCCAACACCGGCGTGGTGGCGGTCGAAGGCGATCCCGACGCCGGCTGGAAAGTTATTGACTGGGAAGCCGGCCCTGCCGGCGGCCTGGCCTTGGACGACCCCGCTGCAGAAGACCCCACCGGCGACCCGCACTAGGTTTCGACAAGCTCAACCAGCGGAATGACAGGCTCAACCACCGGATTGACAGGCTCAACCACCGGGTTGAAAGGCTCAACTGAGGCCGCACGCACCGATCAGTTCTCCATACGCTTACGCGCAGGAAACACCACGGTAACCGGCCGCTCGTATGCTTGATTTGCATAACCCTTCGGCGAAGCGAGGCAGCGATGCAGACCAATCCACGGCTCAACATCAGGCGGGTCACCTGGTCCAACCCCGTGGGCGCCGACCTGCGGGCGGCCCAGCAGTCGGAACTGGACGCCCGCTTCGGCGCCCCTGGCCACGAAGCGGGGGCACCGCTGTCGGAAGCTGACACTGCCGTGTTTCTGGTGGCTTACGAGAAAAGCTCCGGGCAGCCGGTGGGCTGCGGCGGCCTCCGGCTGCTGGGCGCCACGACGGCGGAGATCAAGCGCCTGTATGTGCTCCCCTACACGCGCGGTTCCGGCGTGGCCAGCTCCATCCTTGCCGCCCTCGAAGCGGAGGCGTTCGCCCAGGGGATCACCCGGATCACGGCGGAAGCCGGCTCGGCCCAACCTGACGGCCGGCATTTCTACGAGAGCTCAGGCTTCGACGCCGTCCAGAATTTCGGCCCGTACGTGGGTGTTGAACACTCGTACTGCTTCGCCAAAACCATAGATTCTCACAGCGCCGCGCACACCGCGATGGCCTGAGCGGAGGGCGCGGCCGGCACCGGCGCACCGTCACACTCGGGACTCCCCGCGGCTCTCGGCTAATCTCGCACTATGGATTCCGCAGACATCACGTTCCGCACGCGCAAATGGGTGCGGCCCGAGGACCTCAACGCCAACGGCACACTGTTCGGCGGAAGCCTGCTGAAGTGGATCGACGAGGAAGCGGCAATCTACGCCATCCTGCAGCTGGGCAATGGCCGGGCCGTCACGAAATACATCTCCGAAATCAACTTCGTCAGCTCTGCAGTGCAGGGTGATCTGATCGAGATGGGCCTGACCGCAACGCGCTTCGGCCGCACGTCGCTGACCATGCGTGCCGAGGTCCGCAACATGATCACGCGCCAGAGCATCCTCACCATCGAGGAGATCGTGTTCGTGAACCTCAGTGTCAACGGCAAGCCTGAACCGCACGGCTACACCGAAATCACCTATGACCGGGACAGGATTCCTACGCACCACCTGACGGACACGCTGGAACAGGACTGACGACGGCGGACGCGCCCCGGTTTCGACAGGCTCAACCAGCGGAGCGACAGGCTCAACCAGCGGAGCGACAGGCTCAACCAGCGGAGCGACAGGCTCAACCAACAGCGGAGCGACAGGCTCAACCAGCAGCGCCGCAGGCTCAACCAACAGCGGGCCAGCCCGTCTACGCCTCGGCCAGGTACGCCATGCCGTGCGGCACCTTCCGTCGCAGTGGTGATGTGACGGCGGCGGCGGCGGCGTCCAGATCAAATCTTACGCAAGGCCCGCCTGACCGGCTGTTTGGCGCCGGTTCCGGCCGGGGTTTAGTTACGTGCTTTGACCAGCACCACCTCGAAAGTAGTGGGCCTCGGGCCGCCGAACTCTGCGTTGACAAGGGCCAGAGTGTTACGGAACAGGGCCGCCGTCGTCGGAACATTGAAGTCGGGGCTCGTGATGACTTCCCTCACCTCCCCCGACGAGTTCCGGAAGTCAACCCGGATGCGGCTGACCTGATTGAGCTGGTTCTGCACCGCCCACACCGTCTTGCCCTTCACCACGATGCCGTCCACATTCGGCAGGTCGAGGCCGGTGATTTCCGCGCTCGCTCCGGTTTTCGGGTTGACCGTGTACAGCGCCGCATTCTCGGAATGGGCCACGATCAGGGTTCTTCCGTGACGGGCGGAGGCAATGCCGTTGAGCTTGAACGCGGCCGGAGTGCCGGTCGCGGCCGGGCCTGTCAGTGCAAGCGTCCTGACAGGGCCCGGTTTGCCGTGGCGGTCCACCGGGACAAAGTACAGCTCACCGCGGCTGGAATTGGTGAACCAGGCGCCGTCGCGGGTCAGCGCGACGTCGTTGATAAACGCGGGCCGCTGAGGGGTTACCGGCGTCAGCTGATAGGTGGCGACAGTCCTGCCGTTGTCGATGTTGTAGACATAGGCCTGTCCCGTGCCGCCGCCGGCCACGAAGAGCAGGTCATTGCGAAGGTCCGCCTTGAGGCCCACGGCAACCCTGCCGTCGGGGGCATCGATGAACTTTTTGGCGGTTCCCCTGCGGATGTCGCCGCGGAAAATATCTCCCGTGACAAGGTCGCCCGCGTAGAACGTGGTTCCCTTCCCGGCGGCGATGCCTTCCGCACCCTGGGCCCCGGGCAGCACGATCACCGATGGCCTGTCCTCGGCAGTTGAGCGGTGGGCGGCAGCCAGGGGTGCCGGAACCAGAAATGCCGCGAGGGCAACAAGCCCCAAGGCGGCACGCAGAAGTGCTCTTCCTGAATTTTTTGCATTGTGGCGCATGATTCTCCCCGGATCGGGATGTCCGCGCGAGCTGGCCGCAGTACGGGAGCTCCGCACGATGGTCTTCCAAATCTAGGCATCGCGAAGATGGCTGACCATAGAGTGGCGGGGCCAACGATCGCCGGTCAGGAAGATCGTTCCCCGGATCGTGACGCAGAGGCAATCGGCACGTAACAGAAGCACGCCATCCTGAACCTATGAAGCCCAATGCAACGCTCCCTGCCACGGCCGAGTTGAGCTGCGAAGTCTGCGGCCAGATGCCTGAACCCACCAAGACCCGCCTCACGCTGGCCAACATCGCCGTGATGCTCCCGATCGAACTGCTGGTGCACGCCATGGTGGTGGAAACGCACCTGCCGTACCTGGCCAAAGTCCTGGTGCTGACCCTGACCGCCACCATTCTGGTGATCTGGGTTGCGGAGCCATCTGCCGCCCGGATGCTGCGCAGCTGGCTGCACGCCCCGGCGCTGCGGCACCGCCGGCGGTTGGGAACGGCGCCTGCCCTGTGGCGTGCACGCACAGTGCTGCGCGACCTGCCGGGTTCCCTGCAGAAGATCACCCAGTCGCTGGCCCGGCTGGACACGAATATCCTGAGCATCCACGTCCACCCGGTGGCGGGAGGGGTGATGGACGAATTTGTTCTGTCCGCGCCCGGCAACGTCAGCGAGCGCGGGCTCCTCGACGCCCTGGCGCTTGCCGGCGGCCTCGAGACGCACGTCTGGCCCACCACAGCACTGGCCATGGCAGATGGTCAGACGAAGGCACTGAGCCTGGCGGCCCGGATCGCAGGCAGGCCGGACGAACTCCCGCTGGCGGTGGCGGAATTGCTGTCGGCGAGGATTGTTCCGGCCGCTGACACTGACGCCGTCGAAACTCCAGGGATGGACGACGCCGGGACCCGCCTTAAGATTCCCACTGCCTGGCACGGACCCATCACCTTCTCCCGACCCGGCGAGCCGTTCACACCGGCGGAGTCCGCGCGGGCGCACCGGCTGGCGGAGCTAGCCGAAATCCTGGCGCACCGCCCGGCAGCGCCGCCCGGGGCGGCCACCGCGAGGAGCTAGCCGGACGCTCCGCCCAGTTACCCGGGCCCGGCGTGTTGCGCAAACACGCCGGGCCCGGGCCCGACGGGCGGAGGGCAACCGGGCAGGACCGGACTCGGGCGCCGCATCAGAAACCTTCCCGGTCACAATCCGTAAATTCGGCCTTTGTCCCGACATTAACAAAAAACCCTTGACAGTGGCGCGGGTCACTTCTATCTTTAATTTTGGGATCCCAAACCGGGATCCCAAAACTGAATTCTTCCGGATCCACACCCGGTGCGCCCCCAATGCCGCCATAAAGGGTCTTCCGGTTTCAGGACAAGCCGCCACCCAAACCCGTGGCCGCCCGCTCCGAGGCAACACCCGAAAACTTTCCCTGCCCGCAAACTTCCCTGTGAAGGAGAAACCGTGTCTCTCCAAAATACTGAAACAGTGACGACACCAACTGAAGGCAAGCCCGGCAAGGACGGGGTGCAGCGACGCACCAACGTCCGCTGGAAACTGTTCCTTCTCCTGCTGGTGCTCGTGGCTGTCAACTACATCGACCGAGGTTCCATCTCCGTGGCCCTCCCCATTATCCAGAAGGAATTCAACCTCCCGCCAGAGCTGGTTGGCCTCTTGCTGTCCGCCTTCTTCTGGACCTACGCCCTCATGCAGATCCCGGTGGGTTTGCTGATCGACAAGTTCGGCCCCCGCAAGGTCATGACGGCGTCCTGCATCGGCTGGGGTTTCGCCACTGCGTCATCCGGCCTTGCCGGCGGATTCCTCAGCATGTTCATTGCCCGGCTGGGCATCGGCGTGACTGAGGCCGGAGTCATGCCGGCCGGCGGCAAGCTCAACGCCATCTGGATGCACAAGAAGGAACGCGGCCGCGGCGCCACGATCCTGGATGCCGGCGCCCCGCTGGGTGCAGGCCTCGGCGGCATCCTCATCACCTGGCTCATCGCATCCACCGGCAGCTGGCGCTACTCGTTCATCATCGCCGGCGCAGCCACGGTCCTCATGGGCCTGGCCGTCTGGTGGTACGTCCGCGACAACCCGCGTCAGCACCGCGCCGTCAATGACGCCGAGGCGGAGTACATCGAGTCTTCACATGCGGAAGAGGATGCCGCCGCCGAACAGGCCGGCAGCAAAGGCAAGCGTGCGCTCCTCCCCTACCTGAAGTTCCGCTCCTTCTGGGCCATGTGCTTGGGCTG
This genomic interval from Micrococcaceae bacterium Sec5.7 contains the following:
- a CDS encoding histidine phosphatase family protein codes for the protein MRLLLIRHGQTPGNVLGQLDTAHPGPGLTELGEQQAEALARSLADEQIDALYASTLLRTQLTAAPMARARGLDIQVLDGLHEIEAGALEKLTDHEAHMRYMGTVFAWAGGDLDRRMPAGPSGHEFFERFDAAIAKIAAASNGRPGTVAVVSHGAAIRIWAGLRAANADSAFAAGHVLANTGVVAVEGDPDAGWKVIDWEAGPAGGLALDDPAAEDPTGDPH
- a CDS encoding hotdog domain-containing protein — its product is MDSADITFRTRKWVRPEDLNANGTLFGGSLLKWIDEEAAIYAILQLGNGRAVTKYISEINFVSSAVQGDLIEMGLTATRFGRTSLTMRAEVRNMITRQSILTIEEIVFVNLSVNGKPEPHGYTEITYDRDRIPTHHLTDTLEQD
- a CDS encoding GNAT family N-acetyltransferase → MQTNPRLNIRRVTWSNPVGADLRAAQQSELDARFGAPGHEAGAPLSEADTAVFLVAYEKSSGQPVGCGGLRLLGATTAEIKRLYVLPYTRGSGVASSILAALEAEAFAQGITRITAEAGSAQPDGRHFYESSGFDAVQNFGPYVGVEHSYCFAKTIDSHSAAHTAMA
- the purB gene encoding adenylosuccinate lyase; this encodes MPETAATADTRTPSGRLALAASPDQIALGPLDGRYQSAVAPLVDYLSEAALNRDRVAVEVEWLIHLTSNNVLPGAGPLSADQQEQLRRIVTEFDSAAVTELADIEAVTVHDVKAVEYYIGRRLPAIGIESLTALVHFGCTSEDINNLSYALGVKGAVEDVWLPAARSLVDQISTMAEDNRAVPMLSRTHGQPATPTTLGKELAVIAHRLARQLDRISKTEYLGKINGATGTYAAHVASVPGADWQQVARSFVEGLGLTWNPLTTQIESHDWQAELYADVARFNRILHNVCTDIWSYISIGYFAQIPVAGATGSSTMPHKVNPIRFENAEANLEISSGLLDVLGSTLVTSRWQRDLTDSSSQRNIGVAFGHSLLAISNVVKGLDRLDVAEGVLAADLDTNWEVLGEAIQMVMRAEAIAGVEGMENPYERLKDLTRGQRVDAARMREFVQSLGLSATAEARLLALTPGKYTGIADQLVDHLK
- a CDS encoding MFS transporter, producing the protein MTTPTEGKPGKDGVQRRTNVRWKLFLLLLVLVAVNYIDRGSISVALPIIQKEFNLPPELVGLLLSAFFWTYALMQIPVGLLIDKFGPRKVMTASCIGWGFATASSGLAGGFLSMFIARLGIGVTEAGVMPAGGKLNAIWMHKKERGRGATILDAGAPLGAGLGGILITWLIASTGSWRYSFIIAGAATVLMGLAVWWYVRDNPRQHRAVNDAEAEYIESSHAEEDAAAEQAGSKGKRALLPYLKFRSFWAMCLGWLGFNGVFYGLLTWGPLYLAQAKGFDLKTIGWSTFVIFGAGFVGEILGGTIADKWRNSGASANLVMRTLLGISSVVVIGGLIGVTVVADSTTAVVLLSVVMFFLRWVGLFWSIPSILGGRTNAGVLGGAMNFSGNISGFVTPIVVGLIVGATGSYTWALLYFVGSAIIMGASVLVLDYNKRLPV
- a CDS encoding endonuclease/exonuclease/phosphatase family protein, whose translation is MSRRTLLTAAGATGLAGATSFAGAAHAAPSAAAPKTDALICAAVRSNLHVMSFNIRYDKPGTLPGQADYWPERIPALQALLGLEIPTVLGVQEGLFHQLEAIEGALPKHYKSIGFGRDGGSQGEYSCIFYDSRRLTVLKWDQFWLSDTPEAIGSATWGNYVTRTVTWGTFKDNSTDREMLLINTHFDHQSENARVGSAHAIVDLVKGLAPALPAILTGDFNSAATDSAAYSTLTDRGLFRDTWSAAEVQLTPAYGTLPDYKDPVSGAPRIDWVLTSPDVRVLKAAINTFRLDGRYPSDHAPVQALIRLP
- a CDS encoding amino acid-binding protein; translation: MKPNATLPATAELSCEVCGQMPEPTKTRLTLANIAVMLPIELLVHAMVVETHLPYLAKVLVLTLTATILVIWVAEPSAARMLRSWLHAPALRHRRRLGTAPALWRARTVLRDLPGSLQKITQSLARLDTNILSIHVHPVAGGVMDEFVLSAPGNVSERGLLDALALAGGLETHVWPTTALAMADGQTKALSLAARIAGRPDELPLAVAELLSARIVPAADTDAVETPGMDDAGTRLKIPTAWHGPITFSRPGEPFTPAESARAHRLAELAEILAHRPAAPPGAATARS